From Aegilops tauschii subsp. strangulata cultivar AL8/78 chromosome 5, Aet v6.0, whole genome shotgun sequence:
GGCAATAGGGTCAGGCTCTGAGGGTGCCGATAGTTCCTTGCAGGAGCAGTTCAACAAGGTAACACAACAAGATCAAATAGCTCTGAACTGTATGATAACTTGAACACGATTTGCATATATGCAAAGGAAGCTGTAATGCTAACCTCGATTGATCATATTGGATTTTCTGGGAATAGTATAGCTATAGCTAGGAGACCATAATGCTGAAAGTGGTGTGTTTCTAATCTTGTGTGAAGAAAACCATGACGTGACCACACCACTCTTGGCTGTATGTCGATACTTGCACCATGTTTCTGAAAGCTGATGATTGAGTTTCTTCTGCAGGAGCTGACCCTTCAGGAGGCTGAAACCATTGCTCTATCTATCCTGAAACAGGTTATGGAAGAAAAGGTAAAGGCGTCTCAGTCCAGTCTTTGTGATTGCAGTCACTAAGAACCCCCACCAAGTGTCTGGAGTTAAATTGCTATTTGGAACAGGTGACTCCAAATAATGTCGACATCGCCATGGTCGCGCCGAACTACCACCTTTACACCCCTGCAGAGGTCGAAGCAGTCATAGCACGATTGTGAAACGCAGAAATCTTTGTCGAATGTCAACCAGGATTCATATGTTCCTTGTGCTGTGTGTCTGACATCCCGATGCCTTCAAATTAGCAGAAGCACAATTGCTCTATGATATGGACACTGATGTTTTCCTCTTTTCGTTTGATTATCTTGTGTTGACAAGGTGTAGAGGCCTAGCTGTTGTTGCCTTGTCACTTGCCGGCAAGGAGATTGTACTACACCCTTTTGTTTGATACGAAGGATTTGTGGCAATAGCATGCAGTATTTCAGCAACAACTGTCCTTTGCACCGTATGTTTTGGATTATTATTCTGTTGGACATAGCCATTTTTCTTCGCTTCCTCTTAGACTGGACTACTTAAAGGCCGCTAGGTTTCACTTCAGAAACTTTTTATTCGGCTAGGAAGTTGTTCTTTCACTGCTGATGAGACTGCTTTTAGCGTAGATAAAGGTGTCACGTAATAACAGTTGTGCCCGAAACTTTCAACAACAAAAATATCATTTCATTTTTGTTCCCTTCATATTGTGGATTATATCGTCACGCTTTTTGACGTTCTTAAAAAATATCTGAGACAAACTTTCAACAACAAAAGTATAGACTcctgtttagtttaggttagggTTTGTTAGTCCTTGCAGGGGTGATGCTTGGGCGGATGATGTCCCTCTTGATGAGAGGAATCACCCCTTGGGCGGATGATGTCCCTCTTGATGAGAGGAAACAAAAGCTCTTTTTACCTGTTGGTAATCATTCGATTAAGTCTTAAATGAGCGCCTCTAAAGTTTGAGGCAAATGAACACATTTTTGTTCGTCATCTCTGGGCTATATATCCTCATGGAACTTCGGTCATTGAATAAAATTATGAATAACTAATGATTTCTCTTGTTTTAGCCACTTTTTTCTCATCAATAACAAAACTAATTATTTTGATATATATAAAATATTGATTTCAATGGCTTTTGCTATAGTAACTTTCCTAGCCATGATTTTTTATTCCACTCCATTCAGTTATTTCTATACGAAATACTAGATTCATTCTAATAATACTAAAGAAATACTGGATTCCATTGTTTCTATGGTTCCCTTTTGAACGGTGAGGCCCTCTCTATACACGAGAGCCCTTTCTTTTATCAAAAGGTATTGCAAACGAGGAGCTCCGGCGTAGATTCCTGTTCGTCTCTTTGAGGCGGTGAGGTTAGAGTTTCTCGCCGTACGTGCACGATGGTGAGATTTGGTGTTAGACACTTCAACTATTTGTAATTCGCGATTTAACCACGAAATGCGCCGCTTCTAGTGTCAAGACCAATAAAGACCTTTATGGTAGCAAGTTGGCTACTTCTACAACTTAAATGGAAACCAAGTCTTTCGTGGTTAAAAAACACACTCTCATGTCAACATCATTTGTCAGGATTTTTGCCGATAAGTTCTTTGGCTTGGATACTTTGTTCTTCTTCTTAATCATTCTATCCAGAATTCAGTTAACGACGAGATTTAGTATCCTTTCTTGCATTTTCATAACTCATGAAATGCCGATAGGCACAAATTCCCCAATTTTGCAACGACGACTGCGGCCCCAGAGTGTTGATTGGTCCTTAGGGGCACGTGGACTAAGACTTTCCGACTGTCATCAATAAAGTGAGGCATGCTCTAGTATGAAAGCAGCGCTAGCGGCGCGTTGATCGCTCGCTGTGGCGATAGTAGTAGTTGTTCGATGGTATATGAATCTCAAtttaatttttattatgtttgtgATACTTTATACTTTCTGTGAACTCTCGTAAATAGATCTATGCCTATTCGCAAAAGACCTCTCTGGCGTGTCTTGCGTATTGCGCTTCCGGCGAGGTCCTTGAGCACGGAGAATGAGTAACTAGAAAAACTAGGGTACCTCCAAGAGAGACCCCGTAAGGGCATGCAGCAGCAACTATGGGCTGCCTTAGGTCGACCTATCTGCAGTTGAACACGAATCATGTGTTGCTAACTTTTGatccatattgaaatatccaaaaGATTTTATAATTCAGAACAGACGTGATGTTATTTTATGCTCCATATCCGATGTCACCATTCAAATCCCTAGGATAGTTGGCATCAACCGCCAGTTTGCCATATTGTTTAGCACTGCAAGACGGTACCATTCAACTCAATCGTTAGCAATCGATCCAATGGCAGAAGGTACAATACCAAAGATGAGGTATTCTGTAAATTAACAAATGCCACAAGGAAAGTTAAACTTTGCACTCATTCGAATCCAGTCGAGTGAACACTGCAAATTGCTCGATGTCACTTGAGACCAAAATTATTGCTCGACTCCAGAACAACGCTCGGGTAAAATGGATCATCCTCTCACCTAAGGTTTTAGATAACTCTTCTAGACATTTCAGCAGAGGGGGAAAAGATAACAACATACAGTGAGAGACAGGGAAAacctcaattcaactaaagtacATTAGATCTGATCTGGAGAACATATATCTTAGCAGTGATCATAGGTACAGTTGGATGAGCTCATCGCTCACAACGGATGGTGTCAGAACACCAAGATCAGTCAAAAGAAGTGTGAGGTACTGGGGAGGAGTGTAGTCTCTTGCCGATGTCTCAACTTCCACACCAGCAGGTATCGGAACTCCAAAATCTATTGGTCGATGAGCTGGTGTCATGTCCTTCTGGTCCAGGGGATATAGACGAGCAAACTACAAGAGTATCAAATATACAGGGCTATGTTATCAAACACACTGACACTTCCAGCAAGCGATCAATCATATGCTATAGACAAAAACAGTCATGAATAGTTATATAATACCACCTCCGTTCACAAATAAGTGACGTGGTACGTcttatttatgaacggagggagtaggatGCAAGTAAGATAAACCATCATTTAATACACTTGTCTACAATCTAGAACTAATTTACTATGTAATCATCAAGTGAACTTAAGTTGCGACAGTTTAAGTAAAATAAACTTTGGTGAATACCTACTGCGAGATATAAGAAATCCTGAAATAAGACATGCAGTAAAGTGATGAATGATTTGTGCAAGTAGTTTCCCGCAAGTTATGACGTGTAGATCTGCGGAGTGCAGAATACTAAGACAAAGTTCCTTAAAATGTACAGGACATATGGTGGATAACAGTGGAAGTTTGAAACGATACTTCCATATCAAATTGCTCTCACATTATGGATGACTGATCAGCTTAAGGATCCATGAAAATTATCTCTAAAAACAATAAAGAAAACGGCAACACCCTAACAAGTGTGAGTCTCCATGTCAAATAGAGGTccttactactccctctgtattttagtaatctaaacgctcttatatttctttacggagggagtatattctTAAATATACAACAATTTTTACTCGCTGTTCTTAAATATTCAACAGTTATGTTTCATTTATTCCTATTACAGAAAGTAACATGAGAATAGTTTGCAGAGCAACTAGTGAAACAATTTTTAAATAGCCTATCATAGCAGGCAGTACCTTATAACTTTCAGCGGCCACGTATAGAGGTTTATTCATGCTATGAGCTACAAGAGCTATCTGGTAAGTCCCCATCATATTAATAATTCCTCCACTTTCAACAACCCCATCAGCACCAACAAATACCATGTCAACTTCATCCATGGAGTAAGCAACAGCTGAATCAATTAGCACCTTAACAGGAATACCTAATGCTGCAAGTTCATTTGACATTCGTAGGCCAGTTCTGTCTGGTCTGCCCTCTGCAGGTAAATAAACATAACAGATAAACATGAGAAATTCCACTTAACAGACAAGTTGCCACATTGGTTATCGTGATTACTAGCCATGAGGTAGGCTAACAACAAAACATTAGAACTGCAAATCTCTCCACTCAAGATGTACCCATTCAACACGACATCTAACCGCTGAGATTAAAAAAAGGTAAGATATGACTAAATAACTACTGTATACTAGCATTGCACGTCTGAACGTTACGAAGTGATTTTGGTAAAAGTAGATAAACAGTAGATTGCCTTGTGAAATTATTCAACGCGGAGGAAACGCAGAAATGAAATAATAGAAAAGCATAAACCCCATTGATTGTTGTTTGTAAAAAAACAAAGAGTATGGAGCCGGTGGGGATTTTTTTGGCGAACTATAACTTGTGGGATCCACACTATCTAATCTAACTGTTTACTTTAGCTTCCTTCTCTTCCCGTTCCGGCGTTTCCTTTCTAGACTATCTCAAACCCGCTAAATACGTCCTCTGCTAGCGCTGCAAGCTGGCTTGGGAAGCATGGACCTTTTAATGACAAGGGTGATGTGATGGTTCTAGAAAAGCATGGAAGCACCTGCTGGTTACTGTTCATGCGAATCCTGCTGCTTTCAACTGTTGGATTTAAGATACCAATGGTTAGGGTTGATGCTCTATATTCATTCAAAACTGCTACACTATATAATGGTATAGAAAATAGAATTTCAGTCGAAACACATTAGGGTGCAGTTTCATGCATGAATATGATCTCTAGCCCTCAATGCGGTCTACTTTTCGTACACGAAAAAGGTGTTGAGATCAGTCACAACCCTCATTGCGGTCTACCATTCGTACACGAAAAAGGTGTTCAGATCACTCCCAACCCTCACACGCCGTCTACTTTTCGTACATGAAAAAGATGTTGAGATCACCTCAACCCTCACCGCCTTCTGCATGAATACGATCTCCCAAGCCTCACACGCCGTCTACTTTTCGTACATGAAAAAGATGTTGAGATCACCTCAACCCTCACCGCCTTCTGCATGAATACGATCTCCCAAGCCTCACACGCCGTCTACTTTTCGTACATGAAAAAGATGTTGAGATCACCTCAACCCTCACCGCCTTCTGCATGAATACGATCTCCCAAGCCCTCACAGTAAAAtacatagttcaaaaaagcgctaggcgttaattgtgtgttttgccaccgccttgcgcttttcTGATCAAAGCGCATGCTTACGCGCAATTATGCGCAGATTAAGCGCAGTTATGCGCTAGGCGTTTTGCTATCGCATAGAGCCTAGGCGtacttaagcgctcgcttaggcgcgccttttctAACTATGGTAAAATATCACACAGATGACCCTGAAGGGAGAATACACTGCAAGCGTGTTGAGACCACTGAATAGAAAAAAGACTAGATCAAAATACCTGTGCATAATACACGGAAGAGTTTGCGATTTGAGGCAGCTAGCTTCAGGATTTCCAACACCACTCTGGAATAACCATGTACCAGCATAGTGCACCCATCTGAGATGAAATCCTGGCTGAGCATTGCAATTGTCTTACGGGCCTACACAAATATTCTTCTACCAAATTAGTTCAAAGCATAAACCATCTTACAAGAACAGTAGATAGTAAATTACAGGTAACCTTTAATGATATCTCTCCAAACTTTTCCCCTCGCTCAATTAGGCGTGATTTTGctgcatcaaatttctcatgctCCAAATGTGATGTTCTTGTTACAAAGCGCATGAACAAATCACAAGCAGCAGACAGAGAAATGGAAGTAGCATCCCAGGACTGAAATATAGACATGTTTTCAGTGTGAATTCAAGTAGTCAGCACTGCATGAGGGCTTCCATAACGAAACGTTCAAAGACTATAAGCAGCTTAATCACTTCATCATTAGACAACATCAACTTGTGAACATAATTCAAACCCTAAGGACTAGAGAGAACATGATGGGTGGAATTTTGTACATGCCACTACAAGCATACCAAGCAGATTTTATGCCATTGCAGAAGGGAGTTTATTTCCAACACCACAGAAAACATCGGAGATAGTGCAAAAAGGCAAAGCAGGCGAACACAACTGACGTTTCTGATTATATCTTTTGTAGAAAAAATATTTAGTTGTGAAACAATCTGAGTGGAACACTTGAGACCATGACAGCCATAATAAGAAGCACTACACATTGTATTTTCATAAGCTTCTcacaaagaaagaaaaaaaatattttgtaCAAAATGCTATCTCTTCTTTTGAGAGTAATATTTTAACCCCACTAGAATGTAGATTCAGAAACATGATTTATGCTACCAAAAGAGTGGAGTCAGACAGCTGAAGGCCCAGTTTGTCACTGAAAAATATTGTCTACTATCCTTCCTAACTTGACAACGGCAACCCTAAAGTAAGTAATCATCGATCGGAATGTCATAGAAACTCATTTATCGCGACAGTGATGAACTAATAATAGTTagctaatactccctccgttccaaaatagatgacccaactttatactaactatagtacaaagttgggtcatttattttggaacggagggagtagtaccaAGAAGATAAAAACTGCGAGAAAAATCTTGTCAGTTGCAATGCGGTACACAACACCAAACAACCACATGAAAGCCGTACGAtggaatggggggggggggggggggggggctgcacTGGGTTTTAGGGACCTTGAGCTTGTCGGAAGCCTTCTTGAGCTCGATCTCGAGCTCCATCATGGTGGTGGCCCTGCTGGAGCGGATGACGGCGGCGAGCGCCATGATGGCGGCAACCGCCTCGGCGGCCTCCGGCTTGCGGCGCCAGAAGTTGAACTCCTCGATGACGCCCCCGCCGTTGCTCCCTGGGGAGGGGGGTTGGGCGGTGTCGGCGTCGGCGTGCGCATCGGGGAGAGAGGCGGCAGCGGCTGCGTGATCGAGCCAGTCGCTGGAGACGACGGCATGGTGCTCCGCCCGCGTCTGGTAGTAGGCGGAGATGGGGGGGTCGGGGTTAGGATTTTGGGCGGCGTCGAGCTCCATGGGAAGGAGGGGGCAGTGCAGAGGGGAATGGAATCACTGGTCAGGGAGAAGTTTGTAGGGCGTGGAAACGTCTCTGCGGTTGGTAGCCTTCTTCTTACAAGAATTTACGAGAACCAGGTAATTCCCCGTGCGTTGCTAGGGATACATAATTTTTACACAGATCTAACATGATTACATGCAGAAAAATACTcactccgtttctaaatataaaaCCTTTTAAAGATTTCATTATAGACTACATATaaaacaaaatgagtgaatctacactctaaagcatgtttatatacatccgtatgtagtttatAGTGTAATCTCCAAAAAGTCTTATATTTAGAAACCGATGGAGTAGAACTTTAGCTATCAATTAAAAAATATAGACGGTTATGCACATGTGGTAGAGATTAGAAAAACTTTCAACAATTCTCAATTGCAAAAGTTCCAGCACAATGTGCTGTGCTCTCGCACCATTAAATTGTCTCCCGGACAATTCGTGATTGTGTCTAACCTTAACTGGATGTTGATAATGGAATTGCGTCTAAGCAAAACCCTGTTGAGTTGTGTTGTAGCTCGCTCCACTCCTAAGAACTTGTTTGTAATCTGGTCCAGCTACTTTGACCTGGCCTCAGCGCAGGAAACGATTTGGTCTGGTCTGTTTGCCTCATTTTTACAATAAAATGGGGCGGGGAAAACCcctttttataaaaaaaaatGTGTCTAAGCTTAAGTGGATAGTAAGAATGGGACTGCGTTTAGTTAGTACGGATAGCGGTAGCACAGTCAGTAAACTATCTACATGTCTCTCaaactctctctctctgtgtATAAGTACCAAGCAGCAATAGCTCGCAATAAAAAGCAGCAGTAGAAATAACTCTCTCATGTTTGTCCTCTCTTTGTCAATCTCTCTCCTCTCTATCTTTCCTAGCACAAATAATCCTTCTAGAACTGTCAAAATAACCAGTTCACATGCCTACTGCTACTTCTTGaacttgtgttggtttttcccttcaaaaggaaaggatgatgtagcaaagtagagataaataCTTCCCTCCGtttgagaatcaaggtatcaatccagtaggagacaacacacaaatcaccgaatacctgcacaaacaatcaaacaacttgcatccaacgcgataaaggggttgtcaatcccttcacggttacttgcaaaagtgagatctgatagagataaatgAAAGTAAACAAACGGTGCATAAATAGTATATCGAAaatttatatgatggaaaatagacccggggccatagatttaactagaggcttctctcaagcaagcaaataatacggtgggtgaataaattactgccgagcaattgatagaaaagcgcaaagttatgacgatatctaaggcaatgatcatgaatataggcatcacgtccgtgtcaagtagaccgaaacgattctgcatctactactattactccacacatcgaccgctatccagcatgcatctagagtattaagttcataaagaacggagtaacacattaaacaagatgacatgatgtagaggaattaactcaagcaatatgatgaataccccatctttttatcctcgatggcaacaatacaatacgtgccttgctgcccctactgtcactgg
This genomic window contains:
- the LOC109747980 gene encoding uncharacterized protein, whose protein sequence is MELDAAQNPNPDPPISAYYQTRAEHHAVVSSDWLDHAAAAASLPDAHADADTAQPPSPGSNGGGVIEEFNFWRRKPEAAEAVAAIMALAAVIRSSRATTMMELEIELKKASDKLKSWDATSISLSAACDLFMRFVTRTSHLEHEKFDAAKSRLIERGEKFGEISLKARKTIAMLSQDFISDGCTMLVHGYSRVVLEILKLAASNRKLFRVLCTEGRPDRTGLRMSNELAALGIPVKVLIDSAVAYSMDEVDMVFVGADGVVESGGIINMMGTYQIALVAHSMNKPLYVAAESYKFARLYPLDQKDMTPAHRPIDFGVPIPAGVEVETSARDYTPPQYLTLLLTDLGVLTPSVVSDELIQLYL